A DNA window from Niabella yanshanensis contains the following coding sequences:
- the lpxD gene encoding UDP-3-O-(3-hydroxymyristoyl)glucosamine N-acyltransferase produces the protein MVFSASQIALLINGNVDGNPEAAVQSFGKIEEAGEGQLSFLANPKYEEYLYSTKATIVIVNDSLELKQAVTATLIKVKDAYSAFATLLGKYQEFRQQQLKGIQQPVFIAATASYADDIYLGAFAYVGEQVKIGNGSKIYPGVYLGDNVTIGNNVTLHPGVKVLHSCQIGNNVTVHAGTVIGSDGFGFAPQADGSFSKVPQIGNVIVEDDVEIGANSTIDRATIGSTIIRKGAKLDNLIQIAHNVEIGNSTVVAAQAGISGSTKIGKGVMIGGQAGIVGHLQIGDGAKINAQSGVSKNLEPGKAVTGSPAHEYTSALRSQALSRKLPDLERRIKELEQLILQLKPTIE, from the coding sequence ATGGTTTTTTCTGCTTCGCAAATCGCACTGCTCATAAATGGTAATGTAGACGGCAATCCTGAGGCCGCTGTTCAATCCTTTGGTAAAATAGAAGAAGCAGGAGAGGGGCAACTGAGTTTTCTGGCTAATCCCAAATATGAAGAATATTTATATAGCACGAAAGCTACAATTGTTATTGTTAACGACTCACTGGAGTTGAAACAAGCCGTTACTGCAACCCTCATAAAAGTAAAAGACGCGTATAGCGCTTTTGCTACTTTGTTGGGAAAGTACCAGGAGTTTCGCCAGCAACAGTTGAAAGGTATTCAACAACCGGTATTTATAGCGGCAACCGCGAGTTATGCCGATGATATTTACCTGGGAGCATTTGCTTATGTGGGAGAACAGGTTAAAATCGGCAATGGCTCTAAAATTTACCCTGGCGTTTATTTGGGCGATAATGTAACAATAGGTAATAATGTTACATTGCACCCGGGTGTGAAAGTGTTACATAGCTGTCAGATTGGTAACAACGTTACGGTGCATGCGGGAACTGTAATTGGTAGCGACGGCTTTGGCTTTGCGCCGCAGGCGGACGGCAGTTTTTCTAAAGTACCTCAAATTGGTAATGTAATAGTAGAAGATGACGTAGAGATAGGCGCTAACAGCACCATAGACCGGGCCACTATTGGCTCGACTATTATCAGGAAAGGTGCCAAGCTGGATAACCTGATTCAGATCGCACACAACGTAGAAATAGGTAATAGCACGGTAGTTGCTGCTCAGGCGGGCATTAGCGGTAGTACCAAGATTGGCAAGGGGGTTATGATTGGTGGTCAGGCAGGTATTGTAGGCCATTTACAAATTGGCGATGGAGCGAAAATAAATGCGCAAAGCGGGGTTAGTAAAAACCTGGAGCCGGGCAAGGCAGTTACCGGTTCTCCGGCACATGAATATACGTCTGCTTTAAGAAGCCAGGCATTAAGCCGTAAGCTGCCCGATCTGGAAAGACGTATTAAAGAGCTGGAGCAGCTGATATTACAGTTAAAGCCAACGATAGAATAG
- a CDS encoding HD domain-containing protein encodes MAQARKIINDPVYGFITVDHPLLLQIISHSYYQRLRNIHQMAFAHLVYPGAVHSRLHHSLGAYHLMCTALRELKGKGAEITEEEELGAKLAILLHDIGHGPFSHALEQELIKGAHHERLSLLIMQKLNEEFGGQLQTGIDIFTDQYPKKFLHQLVSGQLDVDRMDYLNRDSFFTGVAEGVIGYDRIIKMLAVKDGNLVVEEKAVYSIEKFLLSRRLMYWQVYLHKTVVAAEKMLIMIIRRAKALIAAGTATTAATPAFNRFLQGSHSNGAIESLLEDFCQMDDHDIMATVKNWCSHDDKILSLLCKAIIQRKIMRIRLQSTPIEESFQQDKIKEVTLATGLDEKDMDYFAFGGDATNRLYNADNESINILYKDGSLKDISQVDDPLIDVKISEPVKKYYFCYLRV; translated from the coding sequence ATGGCCCAGGCTCGAAAAATTATCAACGACCCGGTATACGGCTTTATTACTGTCGATCATCCGCTGTTACTGCAGATCATTTCCCACTCTTACTATCAAAGGCTGCGTAATATTCACCAGATGGCTTTTGCACACCTGGTGTACCCCGGTGCCGTACATAGCCGCCTGCATCATTCCTTAGGTGCCTATCACCTGATGTGTACCGCTTTGCGCGAGCTTAAGGGCAAGGGAGCTGAAATAACGGAAGAGGAAGAGCTGGGAGCCAAGCTGGCCATTTTGTTACACGACATAGGACACGGCCCTTTTTCTCATGCCCTGGAGCAGGAATTGATTAAAGGTGCCCACCATGAGCGGCTGTCGTTATTGATTATGCAAAAACTGAACGAAGAGTTTGGTGGACAGTTGCAAACCGGAATCGACATTTTTACGGATCAATATCCTAAAAAATTTTTACACCAGCTGGTTTCAGGCCAGCTGGATGTGGACAGAATGGACTACCTGAACAGGGACAGTTTTTTTACCGGTGTAGCCGAGGGTGTGATCGGGTATGACCGCATTATCAAAATGCTGGCTGTAAAAGACGGCAACCTGGTAGTAGAGGAAAAGGCAGTTTATTCTATTGAGAAATTTTTATTAAGCCGGAGGCTGATGTACTGGCAGGTATACCTGCATAAAACGGTGGTTGCCGCCGAGAAAATGCTGATCATGATCATTCGCAGGGCGAAGGCATTGATTGCAGCGGGAACTGCAACTACAGCCGCTACACCGGCCTTCAACCGTTTTCTGCAGGGCAGCCACAGTAACGGAGCTATCGAATCATTGCTGGAAGACTTTTGCCAGATGGATGATCATGATATTATGGCCACGGTGAAAAACTGGTGCAGCCATGATGACAAGATATTGTCTCTTCTCTGCAAGGCGATCATTCAGCGTAAAATAATGCGTATCAGGCTGCAGTCAACCCCCATAGAGGAATCGTTTCAGCAGGATAAAATAAAAGAAGTAACCCTGGCTACCGGCCTTGATGAAAAGGATATGGACTATTTCGCTTTTGGGGGAGACGCTACTAACCGGTTATACAATGCTGATAATGAAAGTATCAATATCCTATATAAAGATGGCTCTTTAAAAGATATTTCGCAGGTGGATGATCCATTGATTGACGTAAAAATAAGCGAGCCTGTTAAAAAATACTACTTTTGCTACCTGAGAGTTTAA
- a CDS encoding sugar phosphate isomerase/epimerase family protein, whose amino-acid sequence MKPATGAQLWSLRNVLREEPEATFEKLAKAGYTVAEPAGFNISDLTIQGFKPEELKSLANDQGLQMVSAHFQFSTEDALTACDCAASIGIKYIIRSFFSNEIEQNSEAYKRAAEALNQMGATAKSFGLQLAYHNHAHEFELVNGVLLFDILLAHTDPELVVFQPDLGWLGYAGHDPVQLFEKYPGRFPLWHLRDIDAETRKTTAVGRGTIDFKSAIANRELAGLEYAIVEMASDVVDPLGEILSSHKIIECWF is encoded by the coding sequence ATGAAACCTGCAACAGGCGCGCAGTTATGGTCTTTAAGAAATGTGTTGCGGGAGGAGCCGGAAGCCACATTCGAAAAGCTGGCTAAAGCTGGTTATACCGTGGCAGAGCCGGCGGGGTTCAATATTAGTGACCTTACGATCCAGGGTTTTAAGCCGGAAGAGCTCAAGAGCCTCGCAAACGATCAGGGGTTACAGATGGTGAGTGCTCATTTTCAGTTTAGTACGGAAGACGCATTGACAGCCTGTGACTGCGCTGCTTCAATCGGCATTAAATATATAATCCGGTCTTTTTTCAGCAACGAAATAGAGCAAAATTCAGAGGCATATAAAAGAGCCGCTGAAGCCCTAAATCAAATGGGCGCTACCGCAAAATCCTTTGGATTGCAGCTGGCCTATCACAACCACGCGCACGAATTTGAGTTGGTAAACGGTGTGTTATTATTTGATATTTTATTAGCGCATACCGACCCTGAGCTGGTGGTTTTCCAGCCCGACCTGGGATGGCTGGGTTATGCCGGCCACGACCCGGTGCAACTTTTTGAAAAATATCCCGGGCGTTTTCCGCTCTGGCATTTAAGGGATATCGATGCTGAAACCAGAAAAACGACGGCAGTAGGTAGAGGGACGATTGACTTTAAGTCAGCTATTGCCAACAGGGAATTAGCCGGACTTGAATATGCGATAGTTGAAATGGCTTCGGATGTCGTGGATCCACTTGGCGAAATACTGAGCAGCCATAAGATCATAGAGTGTTGGTTTTAA
- a CDS encoding class I SAM-dependent methyltransferase produces the protein MSGTDKFGMFKNRLTKVYRHLQKIAKRQNISCYRVYDHDLPEFPFMVEKYGDNLYVSEYKRNHSLNEDAHQFWMMQSIQVISEVLEIPQENVFTKLRQRKAGREGQYQKTAETKSEFIVEENGLKFIINLADYLDTGLFLDHRITRKMVQDQSAGKRVLNLFAYTGSFSVYAAAGNAAQVTTVDLSNTYTNWAKRNIELNGFTDDSRYQFIAADVIQFLQTLTPASFDIIVMDPPTFSNSKKMDGILDIQRDHVSLVNNCLHALSPGGLLYFSNNYTRFQLDENAINASAIKDITKATTPFDFEGKLKRCCFLITK, from the coding sequence ATGAGCGGAACTGATAAATTCGGGATGTTTAAAAACCGGTTGACCAAGGTTTACAGGCATTTACAAAAAATAGCCAAAAGGCAAAATATATCCTGTTACCGGGTTTACGATCATGATCTGCCCGAATTCCCATTTATGGTGGAGAAATATGGTGACAACCTTTATGTATCTGAATATAAACGGAACCATAGTCTCAATGAAGACGCTCATCAATTCTGGATGATGCAGAGCATACAGGTCATTTCGGAAGTGCTGGAAATACCTCAGGAAAATGTATTTACTAAATTAAGACAGCGTAAAGCAGGGCGCGAGGGCCAATATCAAAAAACAGCTGAGACGAAAAGCGAATTTATTGTTGAAGAAAATGGATTGAAGTTTATAATCAACCTGGCCGATTACCTCGATACCGGCCTGTTCCTGGATCACAGAATCACCCGTAAAATGGTGCAGGATCAATCAGCTGGTAAGCGGGTATTAAATCTATTTGCTTACACCGGCTCTTTTTCGGTATACGCAGCGGCCGGTAATGCCGCACAGGTAACTACGGTAGACCTATCGAACACTTATACAAACTGGGCTAAAAGAAATATCGAACTGAATGGCTTTACAGATGACAGCAGGTATCAGTTTATCGCTGCAGATGTTATACAATTCCTGCAAACGTTAACACCGGCATCTTTCGACATTATTGTGATGGACCCTCCCACTTTTAGTAACAGTAAAAAAATGGATGGCATTTTAGACATTCAAAGAGATCATGTATCGCTGGTTAACAATTGCCTGCATGCACTTTCTCCCGGAGGACTGCTTTATTTCAGTAATAATTATACCAGGTTCCAACTGGATGAGAACGCTATCAACGCCTCCGCTATCAAAGATATTACCAAAGCAACTACTCCCTTTGACTTTGAAGGCAAACTAAAAAGATGCTGCTTCCTGATCACCAAATAG
- a CDS encoding peptidylprolyl isomerase, giving the protein MIPRIPLIIFSLFVFSCTSQQKLRKADLKKDIALETNYGTIRVRLSDQTPLHRGNFLKLAKSKYYDGVLFHRVIHTFMIQGGDPDSHKAAPGKALGEGGPGYTIPAEFRAALFHKKGVIAAAREGDDVNPQKASSGSQFYIVQGKVWTDGGLDTLEIKRLNGRKIPSEQRDAYKTVGGTPHLDQNYTVFGEVIEGLNVIDTIAAVATSKGKDKDRPLKDVVIKKARLVKRR; this is encoded by the coding sequence ATGATTCCTAGAATTCCCCTTATTATATTTTCTTTATTCGTTTTCAGCTGTACTTCACAACAAAAACTCCGCAAGGCCGATCTTAAAAAAGATATTGCACTAGAAACCAATTATGGTACCATTCGGGTTCGCTTAAGCGATCAGACACCACTTCACCGCGGTAATTTTCTAAAACTTGCTAAAAGCAAATATTACGATGGTGTGTTATTCCATCGTGTTATCCATACATTCATGATACAAGGCGGCGATCCGGATAGCCATAAAGCAGCGCCAGGCAAGGCTTTGGGAGAAGGCGGTCCGGGATATACCATCCCTGCTGAATTCAGAGCGGCTCTTTTTCATAAAAAAGGAGTGATTGCCGCGGCGCGCGAGGGCGATGATGTGAACCCCCAAAAAGCCAGCAGCGGCAGCCAGTTTTATATTGTACAAGGTAAGGTATGGACTGATGGCGGATTGGATACACTTGAAATAAAAAGACTCAATGGCAGAAAAATTCCTTCAGAGCAGCGCGATGCCTATAAAACAGTTGGGGGCACACCTCACCTGGATCAGAATTATACCGTATTCGGGGAAGTAATAGAGGGATTGAACGTTATAGATACAATAGCAGCAGTTGCTACAAGCAAAGGGAAGGATAAAGACCGCCCGTTAAAAGATGTGGTGATCAAAAAAGCCCGGCTGGTTAAACGCAGGTAA